The proteins below are encoded in one region of Phaseolus vulgaris cultivar G19833 chromosome 1, P. vulgaris v2.0, whole genome shotgun sequence:
- the LOC137816168 gene encoding uncharacterized protein, with product MQEEMEAKLKQQVEAMKIDLLNNIKSAFTQLQSCIPGVMTQDLQEEIVVEKQSQATPRSKKRKTEKTNTKLAKGKSEDLTVGVVTLEKDLKTLQHPSIAIELFM from the exons atgcaaGAGGAGATGGAAGCCAAGCTAAAACAGCAAGTAGAAGCAATGAAAATTGATCTTTTAAACAACATCAAATCTGCTTTCACTCAATTGCAAAGTTGTATTCCAGGAGTAATGACCCAAGATCTACAAGAAGAAATTGTTGTTGAg AAACAAAGTCAGGCCACTCCTAGAagcaaaaagagaaaaacagagaaaactaaCACGAAATTAGCTAAGGG GAAATCAGAAGACCTTACAGTTGGAGTTGTCACACTTGAAAAAGATCTTAAGACACTCCAACATCCATCCATTGCCATTGAACTCTTCATGTAA